The following proteins are co-located in the Xyrauchen texanus isolate HMW12.3.18 chromosome 43, RBS_HiC_50CHRs, whole genome shotgun sequence genome:
- the LOC127635687 gene encoding roquin-2-like, whose protein sequence is MPVQAAQWTEFLSCPICYNEFDASCHKPISLGCSHTVCKTCLHKLHRKACPFDQTAISTDIDMLPVNCALLQLVGALVPEGEIVNVGSVEDTRHYEVCRMCVEELALYLKHISGGKGVVNLSQCTLSRPMQRKLVTLVNCQLVEEEGRMRAIRACRSLGERTITELILQHQNPQQLSANLWAAVRARGCQFLGPAMQEDALKLVLLALEDGSALSRKVLVLFVVQKLEARFPQASKTSIGHVVQLLYRASCFKVTKRDEDSSLMQLKEEFRTYDALRREHDAQIVHIAMEAGLRISPEQWSSLLYGDLIHKSHMQSIIDKLQSPESFGKSVQELIIILQRTEDPANLNSLRARLERLANIDYNPDATTPSWAELESVLLAVKVVVHGLVEFIQNFSKKSHDSPQAQPNTKYKTSMCRDLRQQGGCPRGASCTFAHTQDELEKYRMRNRKASGVVRPFLSVPAVMPKVGTKEVGSEVGTEVLKNNEEVDPTSEDSSPTQLIPRGGEHQDEQSLPNCANGLPDSSLEQNPVSHLVSLVSREECCGPPKHGSVQTRAHHEIYYSHDQRSHYDLPPHQPAIPSYKSCNTRFLRSSNVAESMLPPSLGPLYPDQHPSVPPPDRLGPAHYGPPSTYTSISHSHSHGVYTPVYDSRRAWRPPLYPRDGGRSNSLPPEVFHSSVCQPPLRERYNSLDSPYCCAAEQRAAVHRDSYAHVHLGYEDLYRHKQEQWAHHHGNVNRPSQSSPVFTVDLCPEHPEGVVGGCMTCKCHGGEENLAQYTPWSCGTISPFESEPHHLSSHSCSKQSDGESGGKRWLHMFEHYRRLKDEDPIIPFGEGPIISKWGAISRASRTGYHTDPVQATALQGSAGTTSINFRDYGSHIGHIDHRWGPRGADSTSHSSYQESDHLAVPGLHVQSNSLSSWSKQSSELLGKYGTESQPDRNIELELSTLDMEDTETQDSKPEDSLETQSHSHLSSVFSQPVAQSQMDNNLPDRMDTHHIKKMAFRKTLSPGGLSIGKMPMRTCSPRPREPPGPEMLLNGT, encoded by the exons GTGCCAGAGGGTGAGATTGTAAATGTGGGAAGTGTTGAAGACACTAGACATTACGAAGTGTGCCGAATGTGTGTGGAGGAGCTGGCACTCTATCTCAAACACATCAGCGGTGGAaaag GTGTAGTTAACCTCAGTCAGTGCACACTAAGTAGGCCCATGCAGAGGAAGCTGGTGACCCTTGTGAACTGCCAGCTGGTTGAGGAGGAAGGGCGTATGCGGGCGATCCGTGCGTGCAGATCTTTGGGTGAGCGCACCATCACTGAACTCATCCTACAACACCAGAACCCACAGCAGCTCTCAGCCAATCTTTGGGCTGCTGTGCGGGCACGCGGCTGTCAGTTTCTTGGACCTG CCATGCAGGAAGACGCTCTGAAACTGGTACTGCTGGCCCTTGAGGATGGCTCGGCTCTGTCTCGGAAGGTTCTGGTGTTGTTTGTGGTTCAGAAACTTGAGGCACGGTTCCCTCAGGCGTCCAAGACCAGCATTGGTCATGTAGTTCAGCTGCTGTATCGTGCCTCCTGCTTTAAG GTGACCAAACGAGATGAAGACTCCTCTCTCATGCAGCTGAAGGAGGAGTTTCGCACTTACGATGCTCTACGACGCGAGCATGATGCTCAGATCGTTCACATCGCCATGGAAGCAGGGCTGCGAATCTCGCCTGAGCAGTGGTCCTCTCTGCTGTATGGAGACCTCATCCACAAATCTCACATGCAGTCAATCATAGACAAG CTCCAGTCACCAGAGTCCTTTGGTAAGAGCGTGCAGGAGCTTATAATAATCCTGCAGAGAACAGAAGACCCAGCCAACCTCAACAGCCTCAGAGCTCGTCTAGAACGGCTGGCTAACATCGACTACAATCCTG atgcgACTACTCCATCCTGGGCAGAACTGGAGAGTGTGTTACTGGCTGTGAAAGTTGTTGTCCATGGGCTGGTGGAATTCATTCAAAACTTCAGCAAAAAGAGCCATGACAGCCCTCAG GCTCAGCCAAACACCAAGTACAAGACCAGTATGTGCAGGGACTTACGGCAACAGGGTGGCTGCCCGAGAGGAGCCAGTTGCACTTTTGCCCACACACAGGACGAGCTAGAAAA GTACAGAATGAGGAATAGGAAAGCCAGTGGAGTGGTGAGGCCCTTCCTGTCAGTTCCAGCAGTTATGCCCAAAGTGGGCACCAAAGAAGTAGGGTCAGAGGTGGGAACAGAAGTTCTGAAGAACAATGAGGAAGTTGACCCAACCTCAGAGGACTCATCTCCAACTCAGCTGATCCCTAGAGGTGGAGAACACCAGGATGAACAATCACTTCCCAACTGTGCTAATGGACTACCTGATTCCAGCCTAGAACA AAATCCCGTCAGTCACTTGGTTTCTCTAGTGTCTAGAGAGGAATGCTGTGGTCCTCCCAAACACGGGTCTGTCCAAACGAGAGCTCATCATGAGATTTATTACTCTCATGACCAGAGATCCCATTATGACCTGCCCCCCCACCAACCTGCCA TTCCTTCTTACAAGTCATGCAACACACGCTTCCTTCGTTCCAGCAATGTGGCCGAGTCCATGTTGCCCCCTTCACTGGGCCCTCTGTATCCAGATCAGCACCCCTCTGTTCCGCCTCCAGACAGATTAGGCCCTGCACATTATGGACCACCCTCAACATACACCTCCATATCTCACAGTCACTCACATGGCGTGTACACCCCCGTCTATGACAGCAGACGTGCATGGAGGCCGCCGCTGTACCCCAGGGATGGTGGGCGGAGTAACTCTCTCCCTCCAGAGGTTTTCCATTCGTCCGTTTGCCAGCCGCCACTAAGAGAGCGATACAACTCGCTTGACAGTCCTTATTGCTGCGCAGCAGAGCAGAGAGCAGCAGTGCACAGG GACTCATATGCCCATGTTCATCTTGGCTATGAGGATCTCTATCGCCACAAACAGGAACAGTGGGCACATCACCACGGCAACGTGAACAGACCCTCCCAATCGTCTCCTGTCTTCACTGTGGATTTGTGTCCAGAG CATCCAGAGGGTGTAGTTGGTGGGTGTATGACTTGTAAGTGTCATGGTGGAGAAGAAAATCTTGCCCAATACACCCCCTGGTCGTGCGGCACCATCAGCCCGTTTGAGTCAGAGCCCCACCATTTGTCATCCCACTCCTGTTCCAAGCAGTCT GATGGAGAGAGTGGTGGCAAACGATGGCTACATATGTTTGAGCACTACAGGCGACTGAAAGATGAAGACCCCATCATTCCTTTCGGAGAGGGtcccattatctccaaatggggAGCAATCTCTCGGGCCTCCCGCACCGGCTACCACACTGACCCAGTCCAGGCAACTGCTTTGCAGGGGAGTGCTGGTACCACGTCAATTAACTTCAGAG ACTACGGCTCTCATATTGGTCACATTGACCACAGATGGGGCCCACGTGGTGCCGATTCCACTAGTCACTCCAGCTATCAAGAGAG tgatcACCTGGCAGTGCCAGGGCTGCATGTGCAGAGTAATTCCTTAAGCAGCTGGTCAAAGCAGAGCTCAGAACTGCTGGGTAAGTATGGGACAGAAAGTCAACCCGACAGAAACATTGAACTGGAGCTGTCCACTCTGGACATGGAGGATACTGAGACACAGGACAGCAAGCCTGAG GACTCACTTGAAACACAAAGTCACTCACACCTCTCTTCGGTCTTCAGCCAGCCAGTGGCCCAATCCCAAATGGACAATAATCTGCCTGACAGAATGGACACCCACCATATAAAGAAGATGGCATTTAG AAAGACCCTCTCTCCTGGAGGCCTCAGTATTGGGAAGATGCCAATGAGGACATGCTCACCCAGGCCTAGAGAGCCCCCAGGACCTGAGATGCTGCTAAACGGGACCTGA